A single window of Martelella sp. NC20 DNA harbors:
- a CDS encoding 2OG-Fe(II) oxygenase, whose protein sequence is MTDYGNVQEHVKSAFKSAQSNAAPYRHWLLADMFPTDLLNDIQSLDFPKPELDGVSGTREVHNKSRHYFDQPNIARYDCCASVAEAFQDPAVASTIQDTFKTDIEGSSLRIEFAQDIDGFWLEPHTDIGVKLFTLLIYLSDGPGHEELGTDIYVSREEHFGRSPFAPNYAMIFVPSNNTWHGFEKRPIQGVRKSLIINYVTPEWRAREQLAFPDQPITVA, encoded by the coding sequence ATGACAGATTACGGAAATGTTCAAGAGCATGTGAAATCGGCGTTCAAGAGCGCCCAATCCAATGCCGCCCCCTATAGACACTGGCTGCTTGCGGACATGTTTCCGACGGACCTGCTGAACGATATCCAGTCGCTCGATTTCCCGAAGCCCGAACTGGACGGCGTATCGGGCACGCGCGAGGTCCACAACAAGAGCCGGCATTATTTCGACCAGCCCAATATCGCCCGATATGACTGCTGCGCTTCTGTCGCCGAGGCATTTCAGGACCCCGCCGTCGCGTCGACAATCCAGGATACCTTCAAAACCGATATCGAGGGTTCGAGCCTTCGCATCGAATTCGCGCAGGATATCGACGGTTTCTGGCTGGAGCCGCACACCGATATCGGCGTCAAGCTGTTTACCCTGCTGATCTATCTCTCAGATGGCCCCGGCCACGAGGAGCTCGGAACCGATATCTATGTCTCCAGGGAAGAGCATTTCGGCCGCTCGCCGTTCGCGCCGAACTACGCGATGATCTTCGTGCCCTCCAACAATACCTGGCACGGTTTCGAGAAACGCCCGATCCAGGGCGTACGCAAATCGCTGATCATCAACTATGTGACTCCGGAATGGCGCGCGCGCGAACAACTCGCCTTCCCCGACCAGCCGATCACGGTCGCGTAA
- the uvrB gene encoding excinuclease ABC subunit UvrB, giving the protein MARSPKKSPSKSGFEEAPQAPFEGAPFEGSMSDWLAGLEKEAEAETVDSQRKLASKAGKHRRKAAESGGATASRTARGVSIGGSSDPKTRAAAGLNPVAGVDVSLEDAQNLAQGGVTATVDALSSLIESGNPLFKNGKIWTPHRPERPEKSEGGIPIRMVTEYKPSGDQPTAIRDLVEGLKSGDRNQVLLGVTGSGKTFTMAKVIEETQRPAVILAPNKTLAAQLYSEFRNFFPDNAVEYFVSYYDYYQPEAYVPRSDTYIEKESSINEQIDRMRHAATRAILERDDCIIIASVSCIYGIGSVETYTAMTFQMAVGDTLDQRQLLADLVAQQYKRRDMDFQRGSFRVRGDTIEIFPAHLEDAAWRISMFGDEIDSITEFDPLTGQKTGDLKSVKIYANSHYVTPRPTLNAAIKSIKEELKARLQELEKAGRLLEAQRLEQRTRFDIEMMEATGACPGIENYSRYLTGRRPGEPPPTLFEYIPDNALIFIDESHVTVPQIGGMYRGDFRRKATLAEYGFRLPSCMDNRPLRFEEWDAMRPDTVAVSATPGNWEMEEAGGVFAEQVIRPTGLIDPPVEIREAKTQVDDVLSEIREVSAKGYRTLVTVLTKRMAEDLTEYLHEQGIRVRYMHSDIDTLERIEIIRDLRLGAFDVLVGINLLREGLDIPECAFVAILDADKEGFLRSETSLIQTIGRAARNVDGKVVLYADRITGSMQRAMDETSRRREKQLVYNEEHGITPESVKARISDILDSVYERDHVRADISTKGGKGFAADGHLVGNNLQTHLDALEKQMRDAAADLDFETAARVRDEIKRLKAAELQGLDDKIERQESRQAESSAAPSGYFAKPSLDDMGPGTDTARPLFRKNDLDEMTVGRTEKPLGGNAKPVQRGKIGAGSYEDPGEQKRRGRRTGKTGKPGQ; this is encoded by the coding sequence ATGGCCAGATCACCCAAGAAATCCCCCAGCAAATCTGGGTTCGAGGAAGCGCCCCAGGCACCGTTCGAAGGCGCTCCTTTTGAAGGATCGATGTCGGACTGGCTTGCCGGGCTGGAGAAAGAGGCAGAGGCAGAGACCGTCGATTCGCAGCGCAAGCTCGCCTCGAAAGCCGGCAAACATCGCCGCAAGGCCGCCGAAAGCGGCGGCGCAACGGCCAGCCGGACCGCGCGCGGCGTATCGATCGGGGGCTCCTCCGATCCCAAGACTCGCGCCGCCGCCGGCCTCAACCCGGTCGCAGGCGTCGATGTTTCGCTGGAGGACGCCCAGAACCTTGCACAGGGCGGCGTCACCGCCACCGTGGATGCGCTCTCCAGCCTGATCGAAAGCGGCAACCCGCTGTTCAAGAACGGCAAGATCTGGACCCCGCACCGGCCGGAGCGCCCGGAAAAGTCCGAGGGCGGCATCCCGATCCGCATGGTCACGGAATACAAGCCCTCCGGCGACCAGCCGACCGCGATCCGCGACCTCGTCGAAGGCCTGAAATCCGGGGACCGCAACCAGGTTCTGCTCGGCGTCACCGGCTCCGGCAAGACCTTCACCATGGCCAAGGTGATCGAGGAAACCCAGCGCCCGGCCGTGATTCTCGCCCCGAACAAGACGCTCGCCGCCCAGCTCTATTCGGAATTCAGGAACTTCTTTCCCGACAACGCCGTCGAGTATTTCGTTTCCTACTACGATTACTACCAGCCGGAAGCCTATGTGCCGCGCTCCGACACCTATATCGAGAAGGAATCCTCGATCAACGAGCAAATCGACCGGATGCGCCACGCCGCCACCCGCGCCATTCTGGAGCGCGACGACTGCATCATCATCGCTTCGGTGTCCTGCATCTACGGTATCGGCTCGGTCGAGACCTACACCGCCATGACCTTCCAGATGGCGGTCGGCGACACGCTCGACCAGCGGCAACTGCTGGCCGACCTCGTGGCCCAGCAATACAAGCGCCGCGACATGGATTTCCAGCGCGGCTCGTTCCGGGTGCGCGGCGACACGATCGAGATCTTCCCCGCCCACCTTGAGGACGCGGCATGGCGGATTTCGATGTTCGGCGACGAGATCGACTCGATCACCGAATTCGATCCGCTCACCGGGCAGAAGACCGGCGACCTGAAATCGGTGAAGATCTACGCCAATTCGCACTACGTCACCCCGCGCCCGACGCTGAACGCGGCGATAAAATCGATCAAGGAAGAGTTGAAGGCGCGCCTTCAAGAGCTTGAAAAGGCTGGACGTCTTCTCGAAGCACAGCGCCTCGAACAGCGTACGCGATTCGACATCGAGATGATGGAGGCGACCGGCGCGTGTCCCGGCATCGAGAACTATTCGCGCTATCTGACCGGTCGGCGCCCCGGCGAGCCGCCGCCGACGCTGTTCGAGTATATTCCCGACAATGCGCTGATCTTCATCGATGAAAGCCACGTCACCGTGCCGCAGATCGGCGGCATGTATCGCGGCGACTTCCGGCGCAAGGCGACGCTGGCCGAATACGGTTTCCGCCTGCCCTCCTGCATGGACAACCGGCCGCTGCGCTTCGAGGAATGGGACGCGATGCGTCCGGATACGGTCGCCGTCTCCGCGACGCCCGGCAACTGGGAGATGGAAGAGGCCGGCGGCGTGTTCGCAGAACAGGTGATCCGCCCGACCGGGCTGATCGATCCGCCGGTGGAAATCCGCGAAGCCAAGACCCAGGTCGATGACGTGCTGTCCGAAATCCGCGAGGTTTCGGCCAAGGGCTATCGTACGCTGGTGACCGTGCTGACCAAGCGGATGGCCGAGGACCTGACCGAATATCTGCACGAACAGGGCATCCGGGTGCGCTACATGCATTCCGACATCGATACGCTGGAGCGCATCGAGATCATCCGCGACCTGCGGCTCGGCGCCTTCGACGTGCTGGTCGGCATCAACCTGCTGCGCGAGGGCCTCGACATTCCCGAATGCGCCTTCGTCGCCATCCTCGATGCCGACAAGGAGGGTTTCCTGCGCTCGGAAACCTCGCTGATCCAGACCATCGGCCGCGCTGCGCGCAATGTCGACGGCAAGGTCGTGCTTTATGCCGACCGGATTACCGGCTCGATGCAGAGGGCCATGGACGAGACCAGCCGCCGGCGCGAAAAGCAGCTCGTCTATAACGAGGAACACGGCATCACCCCGGAATCGGTCAAGGCCAGGATTTCCGATATTCTCGATTCGGTCTATGAGCGCGACCATGTCCGCGCCGATATCAGCACCAAGGGCGGCAAGGGCTTTGCGGCAGACGGCCACTTGGTCGGCAACAATCTTCAGACCCATCTCGACGCCCTTGAAAAGCAGATGCGCGATGCCGCGGCCGATCTCGATTTCGAGACCGCCGCCCGCGTCCGCGACGAAATCAAGCGCCTCAAGGCGGCCGAACTGCAGGGTCTCGACGACAAGATCGAACGGCAGGAATCGCGGCAGGCCGAAAGCAGCGCCGCTCCGAGCGGCTATTTCGCCAAGCCCTCGCTGGACGACATGGGCCCGGGCACGGATACCGCCCGCCCGTTGTTCCGCAAGAACGATCTTGACGAAATGACCGTCGGACGCACCGAAAAGCCGCTCGGCGGCAATGCCAAGCCCGTTCAGCGCGGCAAGATCGGCGCCGGGTCCTACGAAGATCCCGGCGAACAGAAGCGTCGCGGGCGGCGCACCGGAAAGACCGGCAAGCCGGGGCAGTGA
- a CDS encoding DMT family protein has product MPFSLSPAAIWPVVMLVCSNVFMTFAWYGHLKFKSAPLLLVIIVAWGIAFFEYCLAVPANRIGASVYSTAQLKTIQEIITLLVFSGFSVLWLKEAITINHVIGFALIALGAAFIFRA; this is encoded by the coding sequence ATGCCCTTTTCGCTTTCGCCTGCGGCCATCTGGCCGGTTGTGATGCTGGTCTGCTCGAACGTGTTCATGACCTTTGCATGGTACGGTCATCTGAAATTCAAAAGCGCACCGCTGCTGCTCGTGATCATCGTCGCGTGGGGGATCGCTTTTTTCGAATACTGCCTCGCGGTTCCGGCCAACAGGATCGGCGCGTCGGTATACTCGACCGCGCAGTTGAAGACGATCCAGGAGATCATCACGCTGCTGGTGTTTTCCGGCTTCTCGGTGTTGTGGCTGAAGGAGGCTATCACCATCAACCATGTCATCGGTTTCGCGCTGATTGCGCTCGGCGCGGCGTTCATCTTCCGCGCATGA